From the Pocillopora verrucosa isolate sample1 chromosome 11, ASM3666991v2, whole genome shotgun sequence genome, the window gttgttcaaagctggatTAAGATAACCCaaggttagtgtgaaatctgatttgaTATCTGatagctttaaaagaaaattcagtcaaattctttttgtctagaatatgaCTATTTGGCTCTAAAAGGAAGACAagaaattatcccaaaaaggcttttgaataaaggaataaagaaacccagaataaaatttaaccttgggttaacACTTAActgcctttgaacaactgggtcctgATTGGTTACATTGTTTGTTATGAGTCTAGCACTAATTATCAGAGTCAGACCCCAAGCAGATTTCTTGCTGGTTTGTGTATCTCATGGCCTCTTACTTTACAGAGGGCAAACACATGCTTGTACAGAAGCGTTAATAACATGGACCAGCTCACAAACTAAGGGATACATATCAGTCTTCACTTACATCCTCTGTGTCCTTCACTCTTAAAATCTGATCTCTCAAGTCCCCAAGGTCATTGAACGTAGATTGCGCTGTGATTGAGTAGACCAAAACAAAGCCTTGACCATTCTTCATGTACAAATCCCGCATGGCTGTAAACTGTTCCTGTAAATCACAACAATAACTCTGTGGAATCAGTGCTTGATTAGAGTTGcattaacactttaactcccatgagtgaccaaaaaagaatttctccctaaaatttcaaatgttatcaGGTAGAAGAGtgatgtgaataaagaaaattatcacttaggggattattggttgatctaaAAGGAAATTCTCAAAATTAATATGATGAGAATTGTAATGCTCAATTACAAGGCAAATAAAAAGGTTTACTTCAAAGACTGCTAAGGTAAGTTCTGAGGGTTTGCAATAACTATTCTAGTTAGCTTTTACTAAAAACATGGAAAACTAGACCACCGGAACACACCAGAAAACCTAAACATGCCAGAACACTTGAACAACCAGAAACATTGCAACATGCCAGAACATGGTAGAACACCacttaaaatatcaaaaaaaaaaaataaaactaagaacCCCAAAAATATTAATCACAAGAATGTATAAAAATCAAAACTCAAATTGTATTCAGTTTGCGCCCATTGACCAGTAACCTAATTATAGATGTTTTGGAGTACTAGTATCATGGATGCATTGTAGTTGTGTTGTTCTTCATccaacatggaaaaaaaagtattttataagtgtaccatttttatttttgcagctGTAATCTGCAGTAATCACCTCAATCTTTGGTCATGTCTCTGCCTTTTAtattacaaaaaagaaattacgtTTTTTTTGGTCTGTTAGGTAGCAATCTATTCTGTAGTTTTCTATGCTGTGCAAAAATTGGATAACATACCATAATTTATGTGTAAATTCATTATTCACTTATTCCTTATCACAGACTTTTTTCTCAGTTTGCTGTATTCAAGTTTCCTGAAAGTGGGTTAGTTGGCAATTTTCAGTGTAGAGGCTTTGTCGTGTCTCTCCATGCAGAGATTTTGGCCACAAACTTGTTCAACTATTTCACCCATGTTGCACAtactttccatttctttttcatttgtgttatttttaacaatgttttgTGGCGTTCTGGCTTGTTTCAGTGTTCCAGCACGTTCTGGCATGTTCCCATTATCTAGAAAGTTCTGTCGTGGTCTAGTGCAGTCTAGTTTTAGTACTTACCATTCTTGTGAGATatttaatgttaacaaaaaGGTACAAATATTTGTATAAAACCTTTAAGAGTACTCTATTAAACAAAGTTAATATTTCAAACCAAGGTAAATGTTTGTCCCTATGTAAAGGAAACTTCTGGAAAATAGAATTACTACAGTTCTTGGGGTTGGAAATGTGAGAAAGCTGTGTTATGAAGGGTTTGATGATGTTGGCATCTTCCCAGTTTGAAAGTAAACATGAACTTGTAGATAACAAATGGGTATGATTGGAATCTGAACACTGGGTTGTGAGAAACATTTAAGTTTTAACtagtataaaaatatttttactccGTTTACAGAAGGGAAAAGACCAAGTGCAGTCTATTTATGTTAGATATCTTTCCAGCAGGAAGATATTACCAGCTGCCAAAATGTGATatataattaatataatttttcacaaaaatatgCAATATACAATCTAAGATTACTTTGAGCATTTTTCCTAGACTACCACAGTCATATTCCTCTTGGTTTGTTATATGTGCCAAATTTTTACAACCAAATGCAATTATATGACAAATAAATAACAccaatttgtttccaaaacatttaTGAGGACAGAAAAGCTACCAAATTTCATGTTTAGAAGCCAGTACACAAATATATAGACATTAATCTTAATTAAGATTGGATATGGGAGTAACTAGCCATCAACCATCAAGCATGTGACAAACACTTAAACCAAACcaattatttaacaaattttgagTGTCTTCAACTCCCAATAGCCAGATATACACATTTGCTAATAATAATGTCTCTCCTTCTGGAGTTTATCACATATCTTTCCATAAAATCATTATCAAACCTAACCTTAGTCATGGGTGAAATTTTTAAGGAAGAGCAGGCTCAATATCATTTTTTCTGACAAACATGATTGTAAAATTATTGGTTTTAATTTGCTTATCTGGCTACACGCAAGATGAACTAATTAGAATATTCAAACCATAAATAATAGAGGGGTGAGATTaagtattttcaatttaattagGGCTAATTACTTAACACGTAAACCTTCTTGCACGGCAAACAGGCTGATTAAATTCTGAGTAAAAGAGAAAATCCAGAGAGAgtgaaaatttttgacaaaCATTCTAGGTTCcgatatttaaatttttttccaatttctcttTTGCAAGCAcactcaaaataaataaaatatggtTTTGCCGACATCAGACTTCTGCACCTAACCAATACATCACCGAGCGATTAGAGGAAAATTTTCGCACACCAAAGCTATTCCTGTTTACATAGCTCCGAAGAAGTTATAAAATGCTATGGGTAAATAGAGAAGTTGTTATGAGTTTTGTAACAGCAAGCTGTTCATTTGACAAGAAATATACATATTCATGGCTTTAAGTTGGATTGATACTCTTTCCCAACCAACTTTCTCAAAATAGTGGTCCAACTTACCGTTCCTGCTGTGTCCAATATTTCCAGCATACACTGCTGCCCGTCGACTTCAACTTGCTGGggtaaaagaacaaaaatttgacACGAAATGTCAGAAGAGAATATCGGCTTGTGAAAAACGGGCGCCGGTCGACATTGATTCTCACTTCGAGTATACTTACTTTTCGATATGAATCTTCGATCGTCGGGTCATACTTTTCGACGAAAATTCCTTGCACAAACTGAACAGtctgataaagaaaaagagaaaatacaaaGCTTAATAAAAGATCTAATCACTTCGACTGATACAGTTTAGAATATTGCTGCTTCTTCATATTCCTACCGTGAGAAATCAATACACAGAACATCAATTCTCGTTTCATAGACAGATTTAAAGGAGTTTCACGCTATCATTACCAGAGCACTCTTGCCAACTCCTCCAGAACCAAGAACAACCAGTTTGTATTCACGCATCTTGGAAAGGAAACTTCACTTCGACACCTAAAACATGAAAATCTCATTGAGACACCGCCATAGCATGGCACTGACGAATGTTACGAGGCGAAAACTGGCAACGGTTCACGCGTCGCTgccaaataaatcaaaattgttATGTACAGGGATGAATAAGAGCAAGAAACGACAAAAGGTTACCTTCAGCAGGCTGAAACAACGGttggttttttaaaaagaaaacaatatacACAAGCTAGGACGCTCCTTCACGACGATTCGGAGCAATACGAACGGGTGTGTACGTCACTCTGGACGAAACTGTTTTATATAGCCTCACTTTCAAACGGCTATTTTTGGCACTGACGGGGAGGTGGGTAGAATGAAATACTTAGTCACCCTTGGACGGTTTTTGCCTTGTCATTTTAAACAAGTATTTGGGGTATAACGTGTTACAAACACAAATTTTTCATCCATAAATTGTATTTTATACAACTAACTAAGGCCACATGTCGCATTTTTCTCCGTATCAAGCTAGAtttgtaacaaatatttttaattaatatttttaagtgTTGTTCATTTTTATTGGGAGTTATATTATAGTTAATTACCCAGCAAGACTTGCACACATGAAGAAAAGATGGCGCTGCGGAAGAAGCTTGAATTTAATTGTGTCGGTTTAGTTTTGCAAATAACAACGAAGCCCTTCATGAGGGTGGAATTAGCCGCTATTTAATTTAAGACTTTTAAAATCATGATATAAATAGCAATCTCAAAGATGGAACCGAATGAAAACAATTCCTTCCAGGAGGTTGTAGGTGACTCGAGCTCGAGTGTAAACGGTACTCTAAAGAGGCCGTCGAAATCTCGTTCTCGGGTTTGGGAAAAGGTTGTTTGGTTTACTAGAAAAGCAAAAGGAGGGAAAGACAGCAAAAGTGCTGGAGCAAGCGCTGCTGAGCTGCTGAAGAGCAGCACAAACAGTAATTTGGACTTAGTTCGTGATCCGAGAGAACTCGAAGTTGAAAAGACTTCCAGCAAGCATAAAATACGGAAGAACCGAAGCATCAAATATCTGAAACGACGCAAAGAAAGGCAATTTGGCGACGATCTGAGCCCAGAAGTTGTCGAAAAAAAAGTCACTGTACAGGAGTGCGGAACAGCGACGGGGACCTTCCATGATTTTAACTGTGAGAGGCGAATGTCCCGATTACATAGAACTTCAAGCAACAACAGCTTGCTCAATGAAATAGCTAAGGAAATGAACCGATCACCGCTGAAAGCCAAAGAGAACGTGAAAAGCGTCTTATCTCTCCCACTACACGACTTGTCATTAAATGAAGGAAGAATTCCTGATAATATCACTGCTCCAACATTTCCTCCAGTTCGACGCAGTGTAAGCTTTTCCGGACCAGCTTATAACAGCTGGCCTCGAAAGAAAAGATCACATCTTGAAAACTCCTCAAACGCTCATCTGCTTTCACCACCTTTGAAGCAAAAACGTGTCACTAGTATAAAAAAACGAGCATCTTTCAGCGGATTTGATTCTTCAAGAGTGCAACAAAACTCTTCTTTGCCACAGTACCGAGGAGTGAGAAGCACCCCTCATTTAACTCACTTAGAGCACGGTGGGCACATTAGAAATCAGAATGGTTTAACTATTGGTGCAATTCACTTCTATAAAAGTCCAGTTCTTTATCAAGAAGAGACAGCTCTTAAAATTTTACAACCGAAGATGCAGGAGAAGTTAACATGTGACAACTCTTTTTCTAAATGCACAAGTCCCTGCAGTTTGACTGTCAAGTCTGATTTGGAAAATGACAGGGCAATAACAGTTTCATTAACAAGGGGATCAGACATCATTACCCAACATCATGATACAGCTGCTATTCCAAATCATGAGATACTGAGGAAAAATGAGGATGAGAACAAGTTGGTCCATGACGAACTCATCAGCAGCACTCAAGTAGCAAACTGTTCAAACAACTTTCTTAGTTTTGCTGTTAGAAGCAGTGAAAGTCAAAACTCAACCATTTCTGCTTTTCTGTTAGAGGGAGAGTGTTCTAGTACCTGTATGACATCTAGTCCTGTTGATTCTTCTGATGAGGATTCAGAGAAGGAGAAGCTGTCACTGCCAAGTGATTCATCTGAGTATATGACACAGGTTGATTCTGTAAATGAAGACGTTGATGTGGTGAAGTACAATTATGGTGATTTTACATCAGAAGATGGTATTGtgcatgaaaatgtttttgcaagCATTGACAATAACAAAGCTATAGATAACCAAGATCATCATGCCAGGGTCCACAAATTGGAAGCTGTCCGACAACATTCAGTTTCTTCCATTATCAATGGAGATAGCTCCTTCCCTGCAGTTGCGTCTGGCGTAAAATCCATTGATACCAGAACAGAGAATGAAATTTGTGCTACAGCTCATTGTGATGCACAAAAAGGTACAGCTCTTGCATCCCAAAAACGTTCTTTGAAGGATGAAATTAGAAGAGGTGAAGTAAGGACTTCTTCTCCTGGTCACTATGGTCATGGGCAAAGTTTATGGTCAGGAAATCAAATGATTTGGCAGAGAAAGCCTACTGTTGATGGACCACAGTTTAAAAAGCGCAGTGAGGTAACTCCTTTTGAATTccacctttttttttgcatttaggAAAGTATGGCAGATTGAATTCTGTGGatgcttgatttgaaaatacTGTGTAAATGTAAGTTATTGAACGTAGGGTAGAATCTGCCTACTCAAAACTCCAAAAGAATTCCAAAACAGGTTTGTGATTGAGAGAGTTTAAAGTAAACTGGTAATAGATTGAAGATAAACACACAAGGAAATAATTGAGAGTTTTGGTCAAAGAGAAGTCCTAGTAGTATGAGTTTTAGTTTGCGAGGTCCTATTTTAGACTGCAACCTAGCTTGGTCAGCAATCAGTGTTCTCCTATTCAGGGGGTAATTGGTGAAATTTACccctgtagtacctcttatcAACAGGCACAAGGATTGCTCTATGGGTTTgacatgttttttttacttgtctTGCTTACAATAAGGAAGAACACCAAGTAATTAGATTGAATGTTGGTAAAGAGCCAGGCTACTGTGAGGAACGTCCAGGGTTTCAGTGGGCCAGACCAgaagaacatttttatttagAAGAATTTGTTAGTGAATCAACTTACaatgatcccctaattgatatttttctttattctcatcacttgtctgcttgatattgtattgatattgtaaggcaCAATTctttcttagtcactcatgggagtggaAGGGTTTAAAAAAAGCCTCGCAAAGAAGACATCTATGTAATATTATTAATGGTAACTGACATCATTCCAGACATAAAAGTATTTTCCAAAGatccttttttctttagattGTTTCAAATTAGATTTCATTAACAATGTATTAACATCCAGGGTCCAGTTTTACAAAGGTCGGATAAATGCTATCCAATAGATAGATTGCTATCTGGCAGATAAGCAATAGCCAAACATATGGCATTATCCACAGTATAGAGATTTATctagtggatagcattatccaacTTTCGAAAAACTGGGGCCAGTATCGctataaacatttctttgtgcATTATCAGTTGGAACACATTCAAGGCTAATCACCTTTTTGGAACCTATTTCTCTATTTTCAGGATATTTTGCAGTGGTTCCGAGAATTCAATGATGAACAGAAGAACATTTTAATTCGAAAAATTCTGGTGAGTTTCTTACTAATAAAATGATCTCAGAAGTATCATTAAAAAACAGGCATGCTGTGATAGTTTAAAGCAAGGCTGAACAGATTCAGGtcttgcagttttttttttctgtattgtTTGCATTTCACTCTGTCTCTAAAATTCAGCAATTAGGGGCCATATACTATTCATAACTAAAAATAAGTGTTATCATAATAGACATTTTTAGCTATGTGGTCACATGGTTTTAAATGGGTaaacaagaattcaaaatggCCGCTCAAGTTTGTGCTTTTAACAATATCTCCTATGTGACACTGTTTTTTCTGTTgccaaaattttcatatttacagATGAATCAGTGCTCAAACCACTGTGGTAATATAGAAATCAACTGCATAAGAAAGGCATTTGAAATTGAGATTATAATCACCTCAAgctggaaaacaaacttttgagcATATGATCtataaagatttaaaaaaaaatctatgaaACAGGTGCAAAAGGGTAGCAAATGCATCACAAACTTTATGGTGATTTTGCAAATTAAGGTTAGAACAAAGCTATACTTTTTCGAAAACTGTAactttcctttgtttcattttaattgtaTGCTCTGGTTATATGACTGGCAGCCagtcaaatttttcaaacaattaaaTGACCAACAGTCTGATACTTTTctgaaaatttgacaaatatGTCAATGAGGAACTGCTTAGAGATCTTGAGGGGATTTATAACTCTTTTGTTAAAGCTTGGTGTAGGCTTTCTCAGAATACAGAGCCATGGATGTTGACACTTAAGAAATTGCACGAGGTCCACTGCTGATCATGGTTCTCAAATGACTAAATGACCCACAGTTgcaaatttttctgaaaatttccaGAAGTTGAGAGAACCTATTCTATCCAAAATACTATCTGTCAATGAGAAACTACTAAGCATTGTCGAAgagatttataaatctcatGTCTAACTCTTGGTTTATGCTGACTCAGAATACTTAAAAATTAGGTGAGGTCAACTGCCGTCTCAATTCTCAAATAACTAAATCACCAGCAGTTGTTAATTTCTCTAAAAATTCAAGAAATCAGGACAACCTATACAATTCAAACTATCCTATATCTGAcaaacataaatttctttgaccaattgaattaacaatttcacaagcAAATCCTGATAATGACCTCAAACCTCTCCACACAGCCAcccaaaaattaaaactttcaggAAGTCACATACAGTGTACATGAGTTGAAAATTCCTCAAGGTAACATAGAAAAaggattaattttctttaaaaccaaACATAAGCTTATTTTACCCATCCAGTATCTTTCATGTCCATGAAATGttcagaagaaaatgaaagtgtaTGATTTCATTCACGAACCAACTTTAACTTGCATTATAAAGGAAAGGGATATGGTGGTCAGGAATCTGTTGACTGTTCCACACATTGTACATAATCAACATCAAAAAGGAAAGTGTCACCATCTTTCATCATGAAAGACAAGATGGAGAACTTCATGTTTACtcgaaatttctcttttctctgacttctttcaaagatgtaaattttccctaaactcaaagtgaaatttccAAACTTTTCCCATGCCTTGAAGTAATCCCTTTTTCCCTGGATTTTCTTGACCTTTGACAGCCATGCCTAATATTACTGTGTTGGAAATGAAacactgtttcttttttaaatagcCTCTGGCTGACCATTAAAACAATGGAAGACAGGCACTGTCTTTCAGTCTCCAAGATCAAATGCCTAACTGAAAATTCTGGTCTTTTAAATGTTCAGAACACACTTTGGTGGTAGATGTTActcttaaatatttattttgatcttttttcattctaaaaatttccatttttgttttaaaagaaactgataAACAACCATCACAATTAAAAATCAAGACTAGATGAAAAGATTTTTCTGACCACACTTAATTTGCACAAATTTAAACACAGATAGGTGAGACTATTAGCTGAAGAAATATTAACAGCAGAATTTGTGGATAATTAATATTAAAGCAGTTACAATGTATAATCTATGATGTTTGAAGCTAAAAGGTATATTGCAGGTAAAGGATAATTTTGTTTGTAACCCCTTCTAATGAGCTAATTTCATTTTGTATGGTATTGTTTATTAGCTTAATTAGATGCTAATTAACATTTCTAATTGATTTTGTAAACTAAGCTTCTTACTTTACCATAAAATATCTCCTGATTTTCATTATGTTCTTGCTAATAATGATAATCTAGGAGCTTAtgcttatttaaaaaatatcttgtaTAAAAGTGCTTTATATCAGTAATATATGAGTGCTTAGATCAGTTTGgtgatgtttttttgtttgcatgtgGAAAAAATTGAGtgttttttcatgaaatatatGCTGCATTAAATTAATGTTAgattgaatgaaataagatGGATGTAGTCACTCTCCAGATACTCAAATTCTCATGCTAAACAGTTTTGAAGTGAATATTTTGGATTTATAAGGCTTGAAATAAGCTGTCACTGCCTGTATCATTCCTCATGGGGTAAATAAATGTTACATGTATGATAGAAATAAGGAGATATCTGGCAGAACATTTTCAACCAATTAATGTATAATTATGCTAACATACAAAAGTAAATCATTGTTTTTAACTGCAATCTATAAACAAACATCAAAACATCAGTTTCCATTGATATTTTTAACTGCAATGACACATTTAAATTGGAATTctaaaaataaacatcaaaacataaatatgttatttttaaagCAGATGTGAAGGAGGTCAGGAAAAGGTTCATAGCAGTTAACCTCTGGTGGAgagaaaacttattttcatgcatttcttttcatcattcttttcattttactatttaactcaaggaaacaaaaaaccagaaatcacatttattttaatGGTGAATTAATAGATCAGTTGATGTAACCAACCATAATGAAGGTGAGCTAAGGTAGGCTTGTTCTGTGACTGATAAAAAACACTTGTCCACTAGTAGCtagaatgtaattttttttcttattttacagGAAGAATGTGAGTTGCCCCAAATGCATATGCTGTCTGTTGCCATGGAACCTGTTCTCCATAAAAGCTGCCCTCCAAATTGTCAGGATATGTTGGCTTGGTTACCACATCATGTGGCATTGCACATTCTGTCCTTTCTTGACTTAGGTAAGGTACTCAAATTGATGTTTTCCTTGTTGCAGGAATTGCCTCTTGTTTACATatgtaacaaaatgatttcgagtgcaatgtagtgttaataagcacaagcAAATTTTTAAAGACAACTTTTACATGGGATTGAAAaacacatcacagaaagtcaagacagacaaaattttggcAGTGCTCTTTGTAattttcacttgtgttacaactttacTATCATGTTATatgaaaaatgcactcattTTTAGCCAGTCAgacatatataattttttcatgtatatcacCAAGAGAGTTATTAGCATCCAAACACCAAAACATACATTCTGCCATAGACAAAACAATGATCACACAATTCACTCTCAATCTCTTCATGCCAGAGAGGGCTACCAGTGAAACAGCAATTTGgcataatttatttgttatttaagGTGTTTTGTTACTCCTGCTTTCTGCTTCCTATAAGATATGAGAATTTGAAAGGACTAAAAATGATATACAACATAGGTCCAGAGGATTAAACAGAGCTGGAAAAGCagttttttgctttattttattaagtttagtttaattattattattagtttttcatttgaagattttagtttttagtttttaaaaaacaggaCTTGCCTGAAAACCACCAGTGGATGAGGCAAACTGTAGAAAGActgtgattattattattattataaagcATATGACAACTGTCTTTTTTTGTGTAATTCAGAAGGTGTGACATAACTTACCTCACAGAAAAATAAGATTGGCTCTGAAGGTTtggatgggaaaaaaaattgaagaaggCTGTCTGCAGTAGATCATAGTAGATGTTCTTATACCAGTGCATGTGTTTTGGTATTGAGACAGAGAGGACCATGGGAGTGAGCTTATACCAAATATGGGAAGGACTTATAGAGTTTAGTCTGGGAGGAGGGGTAATGATATTTTTTAGGAGGGTGTCGAATAGACCTGTTTGAATTTTGTTACAGAATCACTGATCAGTGCATGTATTTCCTTTAATTGGATTGCCACTGACTGCACAGAGATTTAATTTGACTTCACACAAACAGTGAAATTCTTAAATTGCTGTTTATTTTATGAGTATTTTGGGGTAGAGGGATGACAAATTGGCTGATGACTGGCTTCTCAGTTTGGCATTTTATTGTGTAGTTCTGTCATCTAAGTTATGGCATAATCAACAACATAAGGCTGGGCCAGAGATTATTGTCTTCCTTTATTGGATAAAACACACAGATTTGAATAAATATGAATTTGAATCACTTTTCTCCCAGTGAGTTTGTGTCGAAGTAGTCAAGTCAATCACACATGGAACAACTTGGCCAGTAACCCCCTACTATGGAAAAGTCTCTGCGGGTAGGTTTTAAAAATGCCTTGTTTCAGTAACACTTAGTGTGGTAAGTTATTTGCTTGGTGCTCATCTATTTGAGTGATATTGGACATTGTTTTGAATGCTTATCTTGCTTAATGATCTTTCAGATTTTAATGGGGTCTATACAGGGCCCAGGAATGAAATATGTCATCATTCTTGGCAATTTTCCATGAGTCAAATGAGTTAGGGGTCAGTaaacaaaagcaacaatttttaaaggGGAACCTGCAACTAATTAAATGTTGAATATCCTTTGGGAATAAAGAAGATGAGGTTTGAAGGgaaccaaaattttattaaagCTGAATTTATTTACAGGAGGGAAATGATGAGCATGTCAGAGGACTGGGCTAAGAGTATATTTTACATCTTTCAGTAGTAGTCTAAGTATTCTAAAAAGTAAGCTTCCAACATCCTTGGATTTTCAATGGGTACGATAGAATGAAAATCAATACCAGTACAATGCCGTGAATGTTTTCCTGTC encodes:
- the LOC131787848 gene encoding ras-related protein Rap-1A yields the protein MREYKLVVLGSGGVGKSALTVQFVQGIFVEKYDPTIEDSYRKQVEVDGQQCMLEILDTAGTEQFTAMRDLYMKNGQGFVLVYSITAQSTFNDLGDLRDQILRVKDTEDVPMVLVGNKCDLEDERVVGKDQGQNLAKLFNNCAFLETSAKSKINVNEIFYDLVRQINRKTPETKKKKKKKGCVLL
- the LOC131787859 gene encoding uncharacterized protein, with amino-acid sequence MEPNENNSFQEVVGDSSSSVNGTLKRPSKSRSRVWEKVVWFTRKAKGGKDSKSAGASAAELLKSSTNSNLDLVRDPRELEVEKTSSKHKIRKNRSIKYLKRRKERQFGDDLSPEVVEKKVTVQECGTATGTFHDFNCERRMSRLHRTSSNNSLLNEIAKEMNRSPLKAKENVKSVLSLPLHDLSLNEGRIPDNITAPTFPPVRRSVSFSGPAYNSWPRKKRSHLENSSNAHLLSPPLKQKRVTSIKKRASFSGFDSSRVQQNSSLPQYRGVRSTPHLTHLEHGGHIRNQNGLTIGAIHFYKSPVLYQEETALKILQPKMQEKLTCDNSFSKCTSPCSLTVKSDLENDRAITVSLTRGSDIITQHHDTAAIPNHEILRKNEDENKLVHDELISSTQVANCSNNFLSFAVRSSESQNSTISAFLLEGECSSTCMTSSPVDSSDEDSEKEKLSLPSDSSEYMTQVDSVNEDVDVVKYNYGDFTSEDGIVHENVFASIDNNKAIDNQDHHARVHKLEAVRQHSVSSIINGDSSFPAVASGVKSIDTRTENEICATAHCDAQKGTALASQKRSLKDEIRRGEVRTSSPGHYGHGQSLWSGNQMIWQRKPTVDGPQFKKRSEDILQWFREFNDEQKNILIRKILEECELPQMHMLSVAMEPVLHKSCPPNCQDMLAWLPHHVALHILSFLDLVSLCRSSQVNHTWNNLASNPLLWKSLCGRPDWQLSRIGEEKEKKKYTMAEGTVQWKKMFASRYLLHQNWLKGKCNVRTFEGHTQGISCVQFDDTRIASGSYDKTIRVWDIHSGDCDVVLTLAGHSGTVRCLNLNGNRLVSGSVDRSIKVWDLSFKSYWSGASCKVTMVGHMHTVRCLQVDDEKVVSGSYDKTLKVWDIRTGNCQLTLRGHNAAVLCVQFDDRKIVSGSYDKTIKVWSLTEGSCLMTLTGHHDAVTCLNLTFDSKKVISGSLDHNLKFWDLLTGKCIGTLDWIRSEGHTGVIRCLQTDSWRIVSAGDDKTLKMWSLESGQRLLTLRCHTDGVTCLQFNDYSIVSGSYDKTVKLWDFTPSHEFLTPG